Proteins co-encoded in one Actinomadura luteofluorescens genomic window:
- a CDS encoding FAS1-like dehydratase domain-containing protein — MIDIAGWAPEPQETSEVLGAGPAAALAGVLDVEPPGEELPPLWHWLHFLERPAQRELGPDGHPREGRFLPPIPERRRMFAGGRFRIHEPLRVGDAVTRRTELASTAVKRGRSGEMLFVTVRHTFVRDGAEIAAEEQDLVYRSGDTASRPERAAFEAPDVDAPWTLRTAADPVMLFRFSALTYNAHRIHYDEAYATEVEGHAGLVVHGPLLAILCLELPRRAGLKVRELSFRARRPVYARQPFVAAGSPDGTLSIHAPGDATAMTATFA, encoded by the coding sequence GTGATCGACATCGCGGGATGGGCCCCGGAACCGCAGGAGACGAGCGAGGTCCTCGGCGCCGGGCCGGCGGCGGCCCTGGCCGGGGTCCTCGACGTCGAGCCGCCGGGGGAGGAGTTGCCGCCCCTGTGGCACTGGCTGCACTTCCTGGAACGCCCCGCTCAGCGCGAACTGGGGCCGGACGGGCATCCGCGCGAGGGACGGTTCCTCCCGCCGATCCCCGAGCGGCGCCGCATGTTCGCCGGCGGGCGGTTCCGGATCCACGAGCCCCTGCGCGTCGGGGACGCCGTCACGCGCCGGACTGAGCTCGCCTCCACCGCGGTGAAGCGGGGGCGCAGCGGGGAGATGCTGTTCGTGACCGTCCGGCACACCTTCGTGCGGGACGGTGCAGAGATCGCGGCCGAGGAGCAGGACCTCGTCTACCGCAGCGGCGACACGGCGTCGCGTCCGGAGCGGGCGGCGTTCGAGGCGCCGGACGTGGACGCGCCGTGGACGCTGAGGACGGCCGCCGATCCGGTCATGCTGTTCCGGTTCAGCGCCCTCACCTACAACGCCCATCGCATCCACTACGACGAGGCGTACGCGACCGAGGTCGAGGGGCACGCCGGGCTCGTCGTCCACGGGCCGCTGCTCGCGATCCTCTGCCTGGAGCTGCCGCGCCGGGCGGGCCTGAAGGTGCGCGAACTGTCGTTCCGCGCCCGCAGGCCCGTCTACGCGCGGCAGCCGTTCGTGGCCGCCGGGTCCCCGGACGGCACCCTCTCGATCCACGCCCCGGGCGACGCCACGGCGATGACCGCCACCTTCGCGTAG
- a CDS encoding glycerol-3-phosphate dehydrogenase/oxidase produces MTSVALGPRYREDTLRDLAETEFDVVVVGGGIVGAGAALDAISRGLSVALVEARDWAAGTSSRSSKLIHGGLRYLEQRDFGLVREALRERGLLLQRLAPHLVRPVRFLYPLRNRVWERAYVSAGVSLYDTMGGARSLPRHRQLTRRAALREAPALRSDALVGAVQYYDAQVDDARYTMMVARTAAQYGARVATRAEVTGFLREGERVTGVHVLDLEGNREIAVRGRRVVCATGVWTDGAQAMTGSRAAFGVRASKGVHLVVPRDRIPMTTGLITRTSRSVLFIIPWGRHWLVGTTDTPHADGPDEPVADHTDIGYLLDQANAVLRTPLTHDDIEGVYAGLRPLLSGEVDDTTRLSREHAVAEPVPGLVVVTGGKFTTYRVMARDAIDVVAEGLDDSVPASVTGRLPILGATGYEVLWNERRRLAAESGLHVARIEHLLNRYGSCAREVLAMVAGDPALGAPLPGAGDYLCAEAVYAVTHEGALHLEDVLSRRLRVSIEEWDGGVAAASRVAELVAPWLGWDGERVSGEVKRYVLQVAAERRGGPAVEEAPVTAA; encoded by the coding sequence GTGACATCTGTAGCCCTCGGCCCGCGGTACCGCGAGGACACCCTGCGCGACCTGGCGGAGACCGAGTTCGACGTCGTGGTCGTCGGCGGCGGCATCGTCGGCGCCGGCGCGGCGCTCGACGCGATCTCGCGGGGCCTGTCCGTCGCCCTCGTGGAGGCGCGGGACTGGGCGGCCGGCACGTCCAGCCGGTCCAGCAAGCTGATCCACGGCGGATTGCGCTATCTCGAACAGCGCGACTTCGGGCTGGTCAGGGAGGCGCTGCGGGAGCGCGGGCTGCTGCTGCAGCGGCTCGCTCCGCACCTGGTGCGCCCCGTCCGGTTCCTCTATCCCCTGCGCAACCGCGTGTGGGAGCGGGCCTACGTCAGCGCGGGCGTGTCCCTGTACGACACGATGGGCGGCGCGCGGTCGCTGCCCCGGCACCGCCAGCTCACGCGGCGCGCCGCGCTGCGGGAGGCCCCGGCCCTGCGGTCGGACGCGCTGGTCGGCGCCGTCCAGTACTACGACGCGCAGGTCGACGACGCCCGCTACACGATGATGGTCGCCCGCACCGCGGCGCAGTACGGCGCGAGGGTGGCCACCCGCGCCGAGGTGACGGGCTTCCTGCGCGAGGGCGAGCGGGTGACCGGCGTCCACGTCCTGGACCTGGAGGGCAACCGGGAGATCGCCGTGCGGGGCCGGCGCGTGGTGTGCGCGACCGGGGTGTGGACGGACGGCGCCCAGGCGATGACGGGGTCGCGGGCCGCGTTCGGCGTGCGGGCGTCCAAGGGCGTCCACCTGGTCGTGCCGCGCGACCGGATCCCGATGACGACCGGGCTGATCACGCGGACCTCCAGGAGCGTCCTGTTCATCATCCCGTGGGGCCGGCACTGGCTGGTCGGCACCACCGACACCCCGCACGCCGACGGCCCCGACGAGCCCGTCGCCGACCACACCGACATCGGCTACCTCCTCGACCAGGCGAACGCCGTCCTGCGGACGCCGCTCACGCACGACGACATCGAGGGCGTCTACGCGGGGCTGCGGCCGCTGCTGTCCGGCGAGGTGGACGACACCACGCGGCTGTCGCGCGAGCACGCCGTCGCCGAGCCGGTACCCGGACTCGTCGTCGTGACCGGCGGGAAGTTCACCACCTACCGCGTCATGGCGCGGGACGCGATCGACGTGGTCGCCGAGGGCCTCGACGACTCCGTGCCCGCGTCGGTCACCGGCCGGCTGCCGATCCTCGGCGCCACCGGGTACGAGGTGCTGTGGAACGAGCGGCGCCGGCTCGCCGCCGAGTCGGGGCTGCACGTCGCGCGGATCGAGCACCTGCTGAACCGGTACGGGTCGTGCGCCCGGGAGGTGCTGGCCATGGTCGCCGGCGACCCGGCGCTCGGCGCGCCCCTGCCCGGCGCCGGGGACTACCTGTGCGCCGAGGCCGTCTACGCGGTGACGCACGAGGGCGCCCTGCACCTGGAGGACGTCCTGTCGCGGCGGCTGCGCGTCTCGATCGAGGAGTGGGACGGGGGCGTGGCGGCGGCGTCCCGCGTCGCGGAACTCGTCGCGCCCTGGCTCGGCTGGGACGGCGAGCGGGTCAGCGGCGAGGTCAAGCGGTACGTCCTTCAGGTCGCGGCGGAGCGCCGCGGCGGCCCGGCCGTCGAGGAGGCGCCCGTCACCGCCGCCTAG
- the glpK gene encoding glycerol kinase GlpK, protein MADFVGALDQGTTSTRFMIFDHGGNEIARHQLEHEQILPQAGWVEHDPTEIWERTRSVIQSALTKANLSHGDLAAFGITNQRETTVVWNRRTGRPYYNAIVWQDTRTDRIAAALERDGKGDLIRRKAGLPPATYFSGGKIQWILENVDGVREAAENGDAVFGTTDSWVLWNLTGGTDGGVHVTDPTNASRTMLMDLETLAWDDELLALFGIPRAMLPEIKPSSAPDAYGTTRANGPLGGEVPLTAALGDQQAATVGQVCFSPGEAKNTYGTGNFLLLNTGEELVRSKSGLLTTVCYQFGSEKPVYALEGSIAVTGSAVQWLRDQLGIISGAAQSEALARQVDDNGGVYFVPAFSGLFAPYWRSDARGAIVGLSRFNTNAHLARATLESICYQSRDVVEAMREDSGVSLDVLKVDGGVTANELCMQLQADILGVPVSRPVVAETTALGAAYAAGLAVGFWNTTDELRQNWNEDKRWHPTWNDDQRQQGYAGWKKAVDRTLDWVDLGD, encoded by the coding sequence ATGGCTGACTTCGTCGGGGCCCTCGACCAGGGCACGACCAGCACCCGATTCATGATCTTCGACCACGGCGGCAACGAGATCGCCCGCCACCAGCTCGAACACGAGCAGATCCTGCCCCAGGCCGGCTGGGTCGAGCACGACCCCACCGAGATCTGGGAGCGGACGCGCTCGGTCATCCAGTCCGCGCTGACCAAGGCGAACCTGTCGCACGGCGACCTGGCCGCGTTCGGGATCACCAACCAGCGCGAGACGACCGTGGTGTGGAACCGGCGCACCGGGCGCCCCTACTACAACGCGATCGTCTGGCAGGACACCCGCACCGACCGCATCGCCGCCGCCCTGGAGCGGGACGGCAAGGGCGACCTCATCCGGCGCAAGGCCGGCCTCCCTCCGGCCACGTACTTCTCCGGCGGCAAGATCCAGTGGATCCTGGAGAACGTCGACGGCGTCCGGGAGGCCGCCGAGAACGGCGACGCGGTCTTCGGCACGACCGACTCGTGGGTGCTGTGGAACCTCACCGGCGGGACGGACGGCGGCGTGCACGTCACCGACCCGACCAACGCCAGCCGCACCATGCTGATGGACCTGGAGACCCTCGCCTGGGACGACGAACTCCTCGCGCTGTTCGGGATCCCGCGCGCGATGCTGCCGGAGATCAAGCCGTCCTCGGCGCCCGACGCCTATGGGACGACCCGCGCGAACGGCCCGCTCGGCGGCGAGGTCCCTCTGACCGCGGCGCTCGGCGACCAGCAGGCCGCCACGGTCGGGCAGGTGTGCTTCTCCCCCGGCGAGGCCAAGAACACCTATGGCACCGGCAACTTCCTGCTGCTCAACACGGGCGAGGAACTCGTCCGCTCGAAGAGCGGGCTGCTGACGACCGTCTGCTACCAGTTCGGATCCGAGAAGCCGGTATACGCGCTGGAGGGGTCGATCGCGGTGACCGGGTCGGCCGTGCAGTGGCTGCGCGACCAGCTCGGCATCATCTCCGGCGCGGCGCAAAGCGAAGCACTGGCCCGGCAGGTCGACGACAACGGCGGCGTCTACTTCGTCCCCGCCTTCTCCGGCCTGTTCGCCCCCTACTGGCGATCCGACGCCCGCGGCGCCATCGTCGGCCTGTCGCGCTTCAACACCAACGCCCACCTGGCCCGCGCCACCCTGGAATCCATCTGCTACCAGTCCCGCGACGTCGTCGAGGCCATGCGCGAGGACTCCGGAGTCTCCCTGGACGTCCTCAAGGTCGACGGCGGCGTCACCGCCAACGAACTGTGCATGCAACTCCAAGCCGACATCCTCGGCGTCCCGGTCTCACGCCCCGTCGTCGCCGAGACCACCGCCCTGGGCGCCGCCTACGCCGCCGGCCTGGCCGTCGGATTCTGGAACACCACCGACGAACTCCGCCAGAACTGGAACGAAGACAAACGCTGGCACCCCACCTGGAACGACGACCAACGCCAACAGGGCTACGCAGGCTGGAAGAAAGCCGTCGACCGGACCCTCGACTGGGTCGACCTCGGCGACTGA
- a CDS encoding MIP/aquaporin family protein: MAERTRIPSLAGELAAEFAGTLILILFGVGVVAQVAAAEIGDHDSIAWAWGLGVTLGVYVAARISGAHLNPAVTIALAAFKEFAWRKTAPYIAAQTAGAFVAALIVRWNYSEVLAKVDPGHTIKTQGVFSTLPGNGTLPVGTWGAFRDQVIGTAILLFVIKALTDVRNSPPLANLAPFMIGLLVVGIGMAWGTDAGYAINPARDFGPRLASFLTGYGSAWRDQNGDLYFWVPIIGPLIGGVLGVGLYKALIGRFLPPADEDPQGLTKPEPEYETA, translated from the coding sequence ATGGCGGAACGCACCCGAATCCCCTCGCTGGCCGGTGAACTCGCCGCCGAGTTCGCCGGCACCCTGATCCTCATCCTGTTCGGCGTCGGCGTCGTCGCGCAGGTCGCCGCGGCCGAGATCGGCGACCACGACAGCATCGCCTGGGCCTGGGGCCTCGGCGTCACGCTCGGCGTGTACGTCGCGGCCCGGATCAGCGGCGCCCACCTCAACCCCGCCGTCACCATCGCGCTGGCCGCGTTCAAGGAGTTCGCCTGGCGCAAGACGGCGCCCTACATCGCCGCGCAGACCGCGGGGGCGTTCGTCGCGGCGCTGATCGTCCGCTGGAACTACAGCGAGGTGCTGGCCAAGGTCGACCCCGGCCACACCATCAAGACCCAGGGCGTGTTCTCCACCCTGCCGGGCAACGGCACGCTCCCGGTCGGCACCTGGGGCGCGTTCCGCGACCAGGTGATCGGCACCGCCATCCTGCTGTTCGTGATCAAGGCGCTCACCGACGTGCGCAACTCCCCGCCGCTCGCCAACCTCGCCCCCTTCATGATCGGCCTGCTGGTCGTCGGGATCGGCATGGCGTGGGGCACCGACGCCGGCTACGCGATCAACCCGGCCCGCGACTTCGGGCCGCGGCTCGCCTCGTTCCTCACCGGCTACGGCTCGGCATGGCGCGACCAGAACGGCGATCTCTACTTCTGGGTGCCGATCATCGGACCGCTCATCGGCGGCGTGCTCGGCGTCGGGCTCTACAAGGCGCTGATCGGACGGTTCCTGCCCCCCGCCGACGAGGACCCGCAGGGGCTGACGAAGCCCGAGCCCGAGTACGAGACGGCGTGA
- the glpK gene encoding glycerol kinase GlpK, which yields MTERYVMSIDQGTTSTRCILFDHGGRLVSVAQREHRQHFPKPGWVEHDPMEIWRNLERIAPEALAQAGATPGQVAAVGIANQRETTVLWDRLTGVPIGRAIVWQDMRTGPLVDELARAPGAAMVTERSGLPLATYFSAPRVRWMLDHTPGLRERAERGEVLFGTMESWLIWNLSGGVDGGVHVTDVTNASRTLLMDLHTLTWDDGLLDFFGVPKAMLPEIRSSTETYGTARRVFPGVRVGAALGDQQAALFGQACFSPGETKCTYGTGAFLLMNTGTTPVRSDNGLLTTVGYKIGDEPAVYALEGSIAITGALVQWLRDGLGLISTAPEIETLARTVDDNGGCYIVPAFSGLFAPHWRSEARGIIVGLTSYITKGHLARAVLEATAWQTREVVDAMNADSGLSLKELKADGGMTSDNLVMQMVADVLNVPVARPMVVETVSLGAAYAAGLAVGYWAGLEGLRRNWHRAARWVPAMEPARRAAEYDNWKRAVERTFDWIRAGEDPAAAP from the coding sequence GTGACCGAACGGTACGTGATGTCGATCGACCAGGGCACCACGTCCACCCGGTGCATCCTGTTCGACCACGGCGGCCGGCTGGTGTCGGTGGCGCAGCGCGAGCACCGGCAGCACTTCCCGAAGCCCGGCTGGGTCGAGCACGACCCGATGGAGATCTGGCGCAACCTGGAGCGCATCGCCCCGGAGGCGCTCGCCCAGGCGGGCGCGACGCCCGGCCAGGTCGCGGCGGTCGGGATCGCGAACCAGCGGGAGACGACCGTCCTGTGGGACCGGCTGACCGGCGTCCCGATCGGCCGCGCCATCGTCTGGCAGGACATGCGGACCGGTCCGCTCGTGGACGAGCTGGCCCGCGCCCCGGGCGCCGCGATGGTCACCGAGCGCAGCGGGCTGCCGCTGGCCACCTACTTCTCGGCCCCGCGCGTCCGCTGGATGCTGGACCACACGCCCGGCCTGCGGGAACGCGCCGAGCGCGGCGAGGTGCTGTTCGGCACGATGGAGAGCTGGCTGATCTGGAACCTCAGCGGCGGCGTCGACGGCGGCGTCCACGTCACCGACGTGACCAACGCCAGCCGCACGCTGCTGATGGACCTGCACACGCTCACCTGGGACGACGGCCTGCTCGACTTCTTCGGGGTGCCGAAGGCGATGCTGCCGGAGATCCGGTCGTCCACCGAGACCTACGGGACGGCCCGACGCGTGTTCCCCGGCGTGCGCGTCGGCGCCGCCCTCGGCGACCAGCAGGCCGCGCTGTTCGGGCAGGCGTGCTTCTCCCCGGGCGAGACCAAGTGCACCTACGGGACGGGCGCGTTCCTGCTGATGAACACCGGCACGACGCCGGTGCGGTCGGACAACGGGCTGCTCACCACCGTCGGCTACAAGATCGGTGACGAGCCCGCCGTGTACGCGCTGGAGGGCTCGATCGCCATCACGGGGGCGCTCGTGCAGTGGCTCCGGGACGGCCTCGGGCTGATCAGCACGGCGCCGGAGATCGAGACCCTGGCCCGGACCGTCGACGACAACGGCGGCTGCTACATCGTCCCGGCGTTCTCCGGGCTGTTCGCCCCGCACTGGCGCAGCGAGGCCCGGGGCATCATCGTCGGGCTGACCTCCTACATCACCAAGGGGCACCTGGCGCGGGCCGTGCTGGAGGCGACGGCCTGGCAGACCCGCGAGGTCGTGGACGCGATGAACGCCGACTCCGGCCTCTCGCTGAAGGAGCTGAAGGCCGACGGCGGCATGACGTCGGACAACCTGGTCATGCAGATGGTCGCCGACGTGCTGAACGTCCCGGTGGCGCGGCCGATGGTGGTGGAGACGGTGTCGCTCGGCGCCGCCTACGCCGCCGGGCTCGCGGTCGGCTACTGGGCGGGGCTGGAGGGGCTGCGCCGCAACTGGCACCGCGCCGCCCGCTGGGTCCCGGCGATGGAGCCCGCCCGGCGGGCCGCAGAGTACGACAACTGGAAGCGCGCCGTGGAGCGCACGTTCGACTGGATCCGCGCGGGAGAGGACCCTGCCGCGGCGCCCTAG
- a CDS encoding acyl-CoA dehydrogenase family protein — protein MFTLSDEERAIVEVVADFVDREVRPVARELEHAGTYPAQLIDRMKRLGVFGLAVPAPYGDAAVSKACYALVTEELARGWMTLAGAFGGHTVVSHLLAVYGTEEQKARYLPRMATGELRATMALTEPSGGSDLQAMSTTARRDGDRYRVDGAKMWITNARTSGLIALMCKTDPAASPRHRGISILLVEKGPGLTVSRDLPKLGYKGVESCELSFDGYEAPLGAVLGGEEGRGFAQMMRGLEVGRIQVAARALGVGRAALEDSLRYAQQREAFGRPIWQHQSIGNYLADMATQLRAARLLTLDAAERLDAGERCDMEAGMAKLYASEAAMQIALNAVRIHGAAGYSTEFDVERYFRDAPLMIVGEGTNEIQRNVIVRQLVERYKA, from the coding sequence GTGTTCACGCTCAGCGACGAGGAGCGCGCCATCGTCGAGGTCGTCGCGGACTTCGTCGACAGGGAGGTCCGCCCGGTCGCCCGCGAACTGGAGCACGCGGGCACCTATCCCGCCCAGCTCATCGACCGCATGAAGCGGCTCGGCGTCTTCGGCCTCGCCGTGCCCGCGCCGTACGGCGACGCCGCCGTCTCCAAGGCCTGCTACGCGCTCGTCACCGAGGAGCTGGCGCGCGGCTGGATGACGCTCGCGGGCGCGTTCGGCGGCCACACGGTCGTCTCCCACCTGCTCGCCGTGTACGGCACCGAGGAGCAGAAGGCCCGGTACCTGCCCCGGATGGCGACGGGCGAACTGCGCGCCACGATGGCGCTCACCGAGCCGTCAGGCGGCTCGGACCTGCAGGCCATGAGCACGACCGCGCGCCGGGACGGCGACCGGTACCGCGTCGACGGCGCCAAGATGTGGATCACCAACGCGCGCACGTCCGGCCTGATCGCGCTGATGTGCAAGACCGACCCGGCCGCGTCGCCGCGGCACAGGGGGATCAGCATCCTGCTGGTCGAGAAGGGGCCCGGTCTGACCGTCTCGCGCGACCTGCCCAAGCTCGGCTACAAGGGCGTGGAGAGCTGCGAGCTGTCCTTCGACGGCTACGAGGCGCCGCTCGGCGCCGTGCTCGGCGGCGAGGAAGGGCGCGGCTTCGCCCAGATGATGCGCGGCCTCGAAGTCGGCCGCATCCAGGTGGCGGCGCGGGCCCTCGGCGTCGGGCGCGCCGCCCTGGAGGACTCCCTGCGCTACGCCCAGCAGCGCGAGGCCTTCGGCAGACCGATCTGGCAGCACCAGTCCATCGGCAACTACCTCGCCGACATGGCCACCCAGCTGCGGGCGGCCCGGCTGCTCACCCTCGACGCCGCCGAGCGCCTGGACGCGGGCGAGCGGTGCGACATGGAGGCCGGCATGGCCAAGCTCTACGCGTCCGAGGCGGCGATGCAGATCGCGCTGAACGCGGTCCGCATCCACGGCGCGGCCGGCTACTCCACCGAGTTCGACGTCGAGCGCTACTTCCGGGACGCCCCCCTCATGATCGTCGGCGAGGGGACCAACGAGATCCAGCGCAACGTGATCGTCCGGCAGCTCGTCGAGCGGTACAAGGCCTAG
- a CDS encoding GntR family transcriptional regulator produces the protein MSVAISGDQALGRRRQLSDEVAAYVRDLIMSGQVRHGEFLRLERIAEDLGISVTPVREALLSLRGEGFVTLEPRRGFMPAPLTRQDVQDLFEAQAYFAGELAARAAGRITGAELESLDRTQALLEEASKARDSAAIERANHQFHRVINLSAGSPKTAWLLQLVVRYAPRRFYSSIEGWTQASVDDHHLVLAALRAGDGDAARQAMRAHVRHAGTLLVVHLEAQGFWNERPG, from the coding sequence ATGAGCGTGGCGATTTCCGGCGACCAGGCCCTCGGCCGGCGCCGCCAGCTGAGCGACGAGGTGGCCGCCTACGTCCGCGACCTCATCATGTCGGGCCAGGTCAGGCACGGGGAGTTCCTCCGCCTGGAGCGCATCGCCGAAGATCTCGGGATCAGCGTCACGCCCGTCCGGGAGGCCCTGCTGTCGCTGCGCGGCGAGGGGTTCGTCACGCTGGAGCCGCGGCGCGGGTTCATGCCGGCGCCGCTCACCCGGCAGGACGTCCAGGACCTGTTCGAGGCGCAGGCCTACTTCGCCGGCGAGCTGGCCGCCCGCGCCGCCGGGAGGATCACCGGGGCGGAGCTGGAGTCGCTCGACCGGACGCAGGCGCTCCTGGAGGAGGCGTCCAAGGCCCGCGACTCCGCGGCCATCGAGCGCGCCAACCACCAGTTCCACCGGGTCATCAACCTGAGCGCGGGTTCGCCCAAGACGGCCTGGCTGCTGCAACTCGTGGTGCGGTACGCCCCGCGCCGCTTCTACTCCAGCATCGAGGGCTGGACGCAGGCGTCGGTCGACGACCACCATCTCGTCCTCGCCGCGCTGCGGGCGGGGGACGGCGACGCGGCACGGCAGGCGATGCGCGCCCACGTCCGGCACGCCGGGACTTTGCTGGTCGTGCACCTGGAGGCGCAGGGCTTCTGGAACGAGCGACCCGGCTGA
- a CDS encoding enoyl-CoA hydratase/isomerase family protein, producing MDDRDSEPARVVTAADHGATRVLTLNRPEARNAIDIPMRERLADEVRRAADDPGVRAVVLTGAAGTFSAGGDVRSMEGAGPDAVRARLDPVHETVRLIATCGTPFIAAVEGAAAGLGVSLAAVCDHVVAAEDARFVAAFGKVGLVADGGLLWTLPQRVGMGRAKQMLVFGQTVPAPRACEIGLADSLVPSGTALDAALERAAEAAALAPLSVAAAKRLLARTDLSLERLLEAEREEQTALFGSADFAEGRAAFAERRPPRFEGR from the coding sequence ATGGACGACCGGGACTCCGAACCGGCGCGCGTGGTCACCGCCGCCGACCACGGCGCCACGCGGGTGCTGACGCTGAACCGGCCCGAGGCCCGCAACGCGATCGACATCCCGATGCGCGAGCGGCTCGCGGACGAGGTGCGCCGCGCCGCGGACGATCCCGGCGTCCGCGCCGTCGTGCTGACCGGCGCGGCGGGGACGTTCTCGGCGGGCGGCGACGTCCGCTCGATGGAGGGCGCCGGACCGGACGCCGTCCGGGCGCGGCTCGACCCGGTGCACGAGACCGTCCGGCTCATCGCGACGTGCGGGACGCCGTTCATCGCAGCGGTCGAGGGCGCCGCCGCCGGGCTCGGCGTGTCCCTCGCCGCCGTGTGCGACCACGTGGTCGCCGCCGAGGACGCCCGGTTCGTCGCCGCGTTCGGAAAGGTCGGCCTCGTCGCCGACGGCGGGCTGCTCTGGACGCTCCCGCAGCGCGTCGGCATGGGCCGCGCCAAGCAGATGCTGGTGTTCGGCCAGACCGTGCCCGCACCCCGCGCCTGCGAGATCGGACTTGCCGACTCCCTCGTCCCGTCCGGCACGGCCCTGGACGCCGCACTGGAGCGCGCCGCCGAGGCCGCCGCGCTCGCCCCGCTGTCGGTCGCCGCCGCCAAGCGCCTCCTGGCCCGCACCGACCTCAGCCTGGAGCGACTGCTGGAGGCCGAGCGGGAGGAGCAGACCGCCCTGTTCGGCAGCGCCGACTTCGCCGAGGGCCGGGCCGCGTTCGCCGAGCGCCGCCCGCCGCGCTTCGAGGGCCGTTAG
- a CDS encoding acyl-CoA dehydrogenase family protein, producing the protein MSRLQQTHGLTDEQREIIATVRAFVDKEIIPVATELEHADAYPQAIVDGMRELGLFGLTIGAEHGGLGESLLTYALVVEELSRGWMSVSGIVNTHFIVAWMIAQHGTAEQRAHYLPKMAAGEIRGAFSMSEPGCGSDVSAIRTRAVPDGDDYVVDGQKMWLTNGGSANLVATLVKTDPAAGHRGMTTFLVDKDPGFGEVAPGLTVPGKIDKMGYKGVDTTELVFDSYRIPSARILGGTPGSGFYQMMDGVEVGRVNVAARGCGVARRAYELALDYARRRETFGKPIAEHQAVLFRLAEMATKVEAAHQMMVMAARRKDSGERNDLEAGMAKYLASEYCKEVVEDAFRIHGGYAYSTEYEIERLYREAPMLLIGEGTADIQKMIIGRRLLEER; encoded by the coding sequence GTGAGCAGGCTGCAGCAGACCCACGGGCTGACGGACGAGCAACGGGAGATCATCGCGACCGTCCGGGCGTTCGTCGACAAGGAGATCATCCCGGTCGCGACCGAGCTGGAGCACGCCGACGCCTACCCGCAGGCGATCGTGGACGGGATGAGGGAGCTCGGGCTCTTCGGCCTGACGATCGGTGCGGAGCACGGCGGGCTGGGGGAGTCGCTGCTGACCTACGCGCTGGTGGTGGAGGAGCTGTCGCGCGGCTGGATGAGCGTGTCGGGCATCGTCAACACCCACTTCATCGTCGCGTGGATGATCGCCCAGCACGGCACCGCCGAGCAGAGGGCGCACTACCTGCCGAAGATGGCGGCCGGCGAGATCCGGGGCGCGTTCTCGATGTCGGAGCCGGGCTGCGGGTCGGACGTCTCGGCCATCAGGACCCGCGCCGTCCCGGACGGGGACGACTACGTCGTCGACGGCCAGAAGATGTGGCTGACCAACGGAGGCTCGGCCAACCTGGTGGCGACGCTGGTCAAGACCGACCCCGCCGCCGGGCATCGCGGCATGACCACGTTCCTGGTCGACAAGGACCCGGGCTTCGGCGAGGTCGCGCCCGGCCTCACCGTCCCCGGCAAGATCGACAAGATGGGGTACAAGGGCGTCGACACCACCGAGCTGGTCTTCGACTCCTACCGGATCCCGTCCGCGCGGATCCTGGGCGGGACGCCCGGAAGCGGCTTCTACCAGATGATGGACGGCGTCGAGGTCGGCCGCGTCAACGTGGCGGCGCGCGGCTGCGGCGTGGCCCGCCGCGCCTACGAGCTGGCCCTGGACTACGCGCGCCGGCGCGAGACGTTCGGTAAGCCGATCGCCGAGCACCAGGCCGTGCTGTTCCGCCTGGCGGAGATGGCGACCAAGGTCGAGGCCGCGCACCAGATGATGGTGATGGCGGCGCGCCGCAAGGACTCCGGCGAGCGCAACGACCTGGAGGCCGGGATGGCCAAGTACCTGGCCAGCGAGTACTGCAAGGAGGTCGTGGAGGACGCGTTCCGCATCCACGGCGGCTACGCCTACTCCACGGAGTACGAGATCGAGCGCCTGTACCGGGAGGCCCCGATGCTCCTGATCGGCGAGGGCACCGCCGACATCCAGAAGATGATCATAGGCCGCAGGCTGCTGGAGGAGCGGTGA